One segment of Pseudomonas asgharzadehiana DNA contains the following:
- a CDS encoding MgtC/SapB family protein: MQAINNINLDSLIDTLVSLTAAFILGGLIGFERQYRQRTAGLRTNVLVAVGAAIFVDMASRLGGAEGAVRVVAYVVSGIGFLGAGVIMREEGNVRGLNTAATLWASAAVGACAGADLVLEALLGTLFVLAANTLLRPIVNNINRQPLDVVSAEVTNILYVIARRTQQTAVLALLEAELARCNYPASDVDVRPFGTEEVEIEATLAVTSVDGDELDALVARISRSTLVVQAFWSPSTTE, encoded by the coding sequence ATGCAAGCAATCAACAACATTAACCTCGACTCCCTCATCGACACCCTGGTCAGCCTGACCGCCGCGTTTATCCTTGGCGGGCTGATCGGGTTCGAACGCCAGTACCGCCAGCGCACGGCGGGCTTGCGCACCAATGTGCTGGTGGCGGTGGGCGCGGCGATTTTTGTCGACATGGCCAGCCGCCTCGGTGGCGCGGAAGGCGCGGTGCGCGTGGTCGCCTACGTGGTGTCGGGCATCGGTTTTCTGGGGGCCGGCGTGATCATGCGTGAAGAAGGCAATGTGCGCGGGCTCAACACCGCCGCCACGCTCTGGGCGTCGGCGGCGGTAGGGGCATGCGCCGGTGCCGATCTGGTGCTTGAAGCGCTGCTGGGCACGCTGTTTGTGCTGGCGGCCAACACCCTGCTGCGGCCCATCGTCAATAACATCAACCGCCAACCGCTGGATGTGGTGTCGGCGGAGGTCACCAACATCCTCTATGTGATTGCGCGACGGACCCAGCAAACCGCAGTGTTGGCATTGCTGGAAGCCGAGTTGGCGCGTTGTAACTACCCGGCCAGCGATGTCGATGTGCGGCCCTTCGGTACCGAGGAAGTGGAGATCGAAGCCACATTGGCGGTGACCTCAGTAGATGGTGACGAGCTGGATGCGCTGGTGGCGCGGATCTCCAGATCAACCTTGGTGGTACAGGCCTTCTGGAGCCCCAGTACCACCGAATAG
- a CDS encoding PAS domain S-box protein, with translation MSQDVLAKETNRRQLQQIISGLSDGVILAEVDQTILWANEAALAMHGVGDVMGLGASGQQYVERFTLRYRNNHPVQPDNYPLARAAAGDEFSDVVVEVTPTADPDKTWVHRLRSLVINDSRGEPELLVLILSDATEWASAEQRFEKTFNANPAPAVICRLSDLRYIKVNQGFLEMTGYNRDQVIGKSVYELDVLEQAERKDLAIQRLGEGSTIPQMQAELRLPEGGSKLVIVAGQPLDMNEEDCMLFSFMDLEPRRKAEIALRQSEERFAKSFRLTPVPTLVCNAANRQVVDVNEAFMSITGYISEELIGKSIEDIDFIDNAAVGAQLFATLEKAGNLDGQDLKVRKKGHEVIDCVVSADTVIIQDVPCYLLVLMNITERKRSELELVAAIEEVMQDASWFSQTLIEKLANAKSVNSPNAPNVSYTDLTARERDVLGLICEGLADKEIASRLKLAPNTVRNHVATVYSKLGVHSRSAAIVWARERGLFAGELRLKNQR, from the coding sequence ATGAGCCAGGACGTCCTTGCCAAAGAAACCAACCGTCGCCAACTGCAGCAGATCATCTCCGGGCTGTCCGACGGGGTGATTCTGGCCGAGGTCGACCAGACCATTCTCTGGGCCAACGAAGCTGCGCTGGCCATGCATGGGGTGGGCGACGTGATGGGGCTGGGCGCCAGCGGGCAGCAGTATGTCGAACGCTTCACCCTGCGCTACCGCAATAACCATCCCGTGCAACCGGACAATTACCCGTTGGCCCGCGCAGCGGCGGGTGACGAATTCAGCGACGTGGTGGTGGAAGTCACTCCCACCGCCGACCCGGACAAAACCTGGGTACACCGCCTGCGCAGCCTGGTGATCAATGATTCTCGCGGCGAGCCGGAGTTGCTGGTGCTGATTCTCAGCGATGCCACCGAATGGGCCAGTGCCGAGCAGCGCTTCGAAAAAACCTTCAACGCCAACCCGGCGCCCGCGGTGATCTGCCGTTTGAGCGACCTGCGTTACATCAAGGTGAACCAGGGCTTTTTGGAGATGACCGGCTACAACCGCGACCAGGTCATCGGCAAATCGGTCTATGAGCTGGACGTATTGGAACAGGCCGAGCGCAAGGACCTGGCCATCCAGCGCCTGGGCGAAGGCTCGACCATCCCGCAGATGCAGGCGGAACTCAGACTGCCCGAAGGCGGCAGCAAACTGGTGATCGTGGCCGGCCAGCCGTTGGACATGAACGAAGAAGACTGCATGCTGTTTTCATTCATGGACCTGGAGCCGCGCCGCAAGGCAGAGATTGCCCTGCGCCAGAGCGAGGAGCGCTTCGCCAAGTCGTTCCGCCTCACGCCGGTTCCCACCCTGGTGTGCAACGCCGCCAACCGCCAGGTGGTGGACGTCAACGAAGCGTTCATGAGCATCACCGGCTATATCAGCGAAGAACTGATCGGCAAATCCATCGAAGACATCGACTTTATCGACAACGCCGCAGTGGGTGCGCAGCTGTTCGCCACCCTGGAAAAAGCCGGCAACCTCGACGGCCAGGACCTCAAGGTGCGTAAGAAGGGCCATGAGGTGATCGACTGCGTGGTGTCGGCCGACACGGTGATCATCCAGGACGTACCGTGCTACCTGTTGGTGCTGATGAATATTACCGAGCGCAAACGCTCGGAACTGGAGCTGGTGGCGGCGATCGAGGAAGTGATGCAGGACGCCTCCTGGTTCAGCCAGACCCTGATCGAAAAACTGGCCAACGCCAAGAGCGTCAACAGCCCCAACGCGCCGAACGTCAGCTACACCGACCTCACTGCCCGTGAGCGTGACGTGCTGGGCCTGATCTGCGAGGGGCTGGCCGACAAGGAGATCGCCTCGCGCCTGAAACTGGCGCCCAACACCGTGCGTAACCATGTGGCCACGGTGTACTCGAAGCTGGGGGTGCACAGCCGTAGTGCAGCCATCGTATGGGCCCGGGAACGCGGGCTGTTTGCGGGGGAATTACGGTTAAAAAACCAGCGTTGA
- a CDS encoding nitrilase family protein, whose amino-acid sequence MSESISPVRVAVIQLDPQVGMTNRTDNLHQSLALATEAAIGGANLIVLPELANCGYFFSNRQEAFDHAEAVPEGASVRAWVDFACKHKVYLAAGLNEIDGQQLFNTAVLLGPEGFIGKYRKAHLWNMEKLWFTPGDTGFPVFETPIGRIGLLICWDIWFPEVPRILSQQGADIICSLNNWVWTPPPLFDEAGKCMASYLTMTAAHVNNVFIAAASRIGEERDARYLGCSLIAGTNGWPIGAIASANRQEILFADIDITSARSAPIWNSLNDLQRDRRNDLYDQMLGYSRHPALPR is encoded by the coding sequence ATGAGCGAATCAATAAGTCCCGTCCGCGTAGCTGTCATTCAACTCGACCCCCAAGTTGGCATGACCAACCGGACCGATAATCTGCATCAAAGCCTTGCGCTTGCGACCGAAGCCGCAATCGGCGGCGCCAACCTGATTGTGTTGCCTGAACTCGCGAACTGCGGCTATTTCTTCAGTAACCGACAAGAGGCCTTCGATCATGCCGAAGCGGTTCCGGAGGGTGCCAGCGTAAGAGCTTGGGTGGATTTTGCTTGCAAGCATAAGGTGTATCTGGCGGCAGGCCTCAACGAGATCGATGGTCAGCAACTATTCAATACCGCCGTCTTGTTAGGACCAGAAGGGTTTATCGGAAAATACCGAAAAGCCCATTTATGGAATATGGAAAAGCTCTGGTTTACTCCTGGTGATACGGGATTTCCGGTGTTTGAGACGCCGATTGGACGCATCGGTTTATTGATCTGCTGGGACATCTGGTTCCCGGAAGTGCCGCGCATTCTTAGCCAACAAGGCGCCGATATTATTTGTAGCCTGAACAACTGGGTGTGGACCCCACCACCATTGTTCGATGAGGCGGGAAAATGCATGGCCTCGTACCTGACGATGACCGCCGCACATGTAAATAATGTGTTTATTGCCGCTGCCAGTCGCATTGGTGAGGAACGTGACGCGCGCTATCTCGGTTGTTCTTTGATTGCCGGGACGAACGGTTGGCCGATCGGCGCAATCGCTTCAGCCAATCGCCAGGAGATACTGTTTGCCGATATCGATATCACCAGTGCCCGCAGCGCGCCGATATGGAACAGCCTGAACGACCTACAACGTGACCGACGCAACGACCTTTACGATCAGATGCTTGGATATTCCCGGCACCCTGCCCTACCGCGCTGA
- a CDS encoding flavin monoamine oxidase family protein produces the protein MTIGSNFNYPADIAQQLHRKKRSTPNKWRAVFPNPPDLCFDYRELVEQINGVAKATAPHHKICIIGAGITGLTTARELYRCGFTNITLLEKSKRVGGRHLTALGHNNTNTIGRPPFEMGAMRMPFFNTSNEPPKNGRSLMAYYATQFELRHSDFPNPGSPAVRSTGIYLREGSIDDNSEPTMLVWKNTDGKTAPPGQTLGKVFAKWKTFAERMTLSVAEHYGSEQWEDMWASIVKKYERISFRDLVKMPSIDRWSQNDPGNFGGMGMTAQESAVFYSIGIGDGSWGAFYDVCSLYPLRTAIFGFSSHLQLIHGRVDAHGNPMASPYLNAKKVLDSRGLSFNKPNYVGLGSLAESLLFIKAEETPLSLYEHLVKSRSGLLTDSAATKLERLNNGKIRVYYEWNTTSKSAKNLEFIDCDSVVMTLPSWLIETQISIENFSQDVLPFKIIEAYKTAHWETSCKVYAPLKKSFLSDNKNIPQTIVTDSLIHDVYTYRYNDNTTYDCILLSYTWEDDATKLSLFSDAELVKKCVDELDRILLKSTNIKEKISPYIAQKQAIVQRWMNDKNSLGCAKLYRAGTYYDAVSLMKYNRDYSHTSGLYLCGESFSVDAGWTEPCFRGAIDTVINICSKTRAIFNGGFTMRDYPEYQTDA, from the coding sequence ATGACCATTGGCTCAAACTTCAATTACCCTGCTGATATTGCACAACAGCTGCATAGGAAAAAGCGCTCCACCCCCAACAAATGGAGAGCCGTATTCCCCAACCCACCGGACTTATGTTTTGACTACCGCGAACTGGTGGAACAAATAAATGGCGTTGCCAAAGCCACTGCACCCCATCATAAAATTTGCATTATTGGAGCAGGCATTACAGGATTGACAACCGCACGTGAACTTTATAGATGTGGTTTCACAAACATTACTTTACTTGAAAAATCGAAGCGCGTAGGCGGCCGCCACCTTACCGCACTCGGGCACAACAACACCAACACTATAGGCAGGCCTCCTTTTGAAATGGGCGCAATGAGAATGCCATTTTTCAACACATCAAACGAACCACCCAAAAACGGTAGATCGTTGATGGCCTATTATGCGACACAATTTGAATTAAGGCATTCAGACTTTCCAAACCCAGGCAGTCCCGCAGTTCGATCAACTGGAATATACCTGCGAGAAGGAAGCATTGACGATAACAGTGAACCGACCATGCTTGTGTGGAAAAACACCGATGGAAAAACGGCACCTCCCGGACAGACACTGGGTAAAGTCTTTGCAAAATGGAAAACTTTTGCCGAGCGTATGACTCTGAGCGTCGCCGAGCATTACGGTTCCGAACAGTGGGAAGACATGTGGGCCTCCATAGTAAAAAAATACGAACGTATCTCCTTCCGTGACTTAGTCAAGATGCCAAGCATTGATAGATGGAGCCAAAATGATCCTGGAAATTTTGGCGGAATGGGTATGACTGCGCAGGAATCTGCTGTTTTCTACTCTATCGGTATTGGAGATGGCAGTTGGGGAGCCTTCTATGACGTTTGCTCTCTGTATCCACTGCGCACTGCAATATTCGGATTCAGCAGTCATTTGCAGTTAATTCACGGACGCGTTGATGCGCACGGAAACCCTATGGCCTCACCGTACTTAAACGCTAAAAAAGTTTTGGATTCAAGAGGACTTAGCTTCAACAAACCTAACTACGTAGGCCTTGGATCCCTGGCCGAATCGCTGCTCTTTATAAAAGCAGAAGAAACGCCTCTGTCATTGTACGAGCACCTTGTTAAAAGCCGCTCAGGTCTACTGACTGATAGCGCAGCAACAAAACTGGAAAGGCTCAACAATGGAAAAATTCGCGTCTATTATGAGTGGAATACCACATCAAAAAGCGCAAAAAATCTAGAGTTCATAGACTGCGATTCGGTTGTAATGACGCTGCCCTCCTGGTTAATAGAAACCCAAATATCAATTGAGAATTTCAGTCAGGACGTCCTCCCATTCAAAATCATAGAAGCCTACAAGACAGCCCACTGGGAAACGAGCTGCAAAGTTTACGCCCCTCTAAAAAAGTCATTTTTGTCAGACAACAAAAACATTCCCCAAACCATTGTAACCGATAGTTTGATCCATGACGTATACACCTACCGCTATAACGACAACACCACTTATGATTGCATTCTCCTTAGCTACACCTGGGAAGATGACGCCACCAAACTTTCTTTATTCAGCGATGCGGAGCTTGTTAAGAAATGCGTCGACGAACTTGATAGAATACTTTTGAAGTCAACCAATATAAAAGAAAAAATCTCACCCTATATTGCGCAAAAACAGGCAATTGTTCAGCGATGGATGAATGATAAAAACTCACTTGGCTGCGCGAAGCTCTATCGAGCAGGCACTTATTACGACGCGGTGAGCCTAATGAAATACAACCGAGACTACTCTCACACTTCAGGACTCTATCTCTGTGGCGAATCTTTCTCCGTTGATGCGGGCTGGACTGAACCGTGCTTCAGAGGGGCCATTGATACGGTGATAAATATATGCAGTAAGACCCGCGCCATTTTCAACGGCGGCTTTACGATGCGGGACTACCCTGAGTATCAGACTGACGCCTAA
- a CDS encoding GNAT family N-acetyltransferase, whose translation MDITCSLEGLRVDELNAGDAAELQRFFEQAPDYFIAVNGEPATPTEARDELQGALPAGWTCSRMYWLGYRDADDRLVAVVNIAADLLAQGVWHIGLLLVDSGRHGTGFAQRLHAELERWALENGAQWLRLTVVVGNTRAERFWPKLGYVQVRTRDGIAMGRQVNRVSIQVKALAGGSVEDYLALVERDRPGTP comes from the coding sequence ATGGATATCACTTGCTCTCTTGAGGGGCTTCGGGTGGATGAGCTGAATGCCGGCGACGCAGCCGAGCTGCAGCGGTTTTTCGAGCAGGCGCCGGATTACTTCATCGCGGTCAACGGTGAGCCTGCCACGCCGACCGAAGCGCGCGACGAGTTGCAGGGGGCGTTGCCGGCCGGGTGGACGTGCAGCCGGATGTACTGGCTGGGCTATCGAGACGCTGATGATCGCTTGGTCGCCGTGGTGAATATTGCGGCGGATTTGCTCGCGCAGGGCGTATGGCATATCGGGTTGTTGCTGGTGGACTCGGGCAGGCATGGCACTGGCTTTGCGCAGCGGCTGCATGCGGAGCTTGAGCGTTGGGCATTAGAGAATGGCGCCCAGTGGCTGCGCTTGACGGTGGTGGTGGGTAACACCAGGGCCGAGCGCTTCTGGCCCAAACTTGGGTATGTGCAGGTGCGTACACGGGATGGGATTGCGATGGGTCGTCAGGTGAACAGGGTATCGATTCAGGTCAAGGCGTTGGCGGGTGGGAGCGTTGAGGACTACCTGGCGTTGGTTGAGCGGGATCGACCAGGCACACCATAG
- a CDS encoding FKBP-type peptidyl-prolyl cis-trans isomerase, whose protein sequence is MSHDELQITDTRMGTGKAVVKGALITTQYTGTLEDGTVFDSSWERGKPFQCVIGTGRVIKGWDQGLMGMRVGGVRRLFVPAHLAYGERSMGAHITPHSDLHFEIELLEVLTRDD, encoded by the coding sequence ATGAGCCACGACGAACTGCAGATCACTGACACCCGCATGGGCACCGGCAAAGCCGTGGTCAAGGGCGCGCTGATCACCACTCAATACACCGGCACGCTGGAAGATGGCACGGTGTTCGATTCGTCCTGGGAAAGGGGTAAGCCGTTCCAGTGTGTGATCGGCACCGGGCGCGTCATTAAAGGCTGGGACCAGGGCTTGATGGGCATGCGGGTGGGCGGGGTACGCAGGTTGTTCGTGCCGGCGCATCTGGCTTATGGCGAGCGGTCGATGGGCGCGCATATTACGCCCCACAGTGACCTGCATTTCGAGATTGAGCTGTTGGAAGTGCTGACGCGGGATGATTGA
- the mgtA gene encoding magnesium-translocating P-type ATPase, producing MNLTLLKEFFAGFLRTRHIARHFRRLAMLDTVADASVSREVPPTLAQTLVAAANHNTVQLLGTLGSHVEGLSAPEADALRVQYGLNEVEHEQPLPWWAHLWHCYKNPFNLLLTLLAVISWLTEDMKAATVIFSMVVLSTLLRFWQEAKSNKAADALKAMVSNTATVLRRDGAKRIELPIKQLVPGDLIVLSAGDMIPADCRVLSAKDLFVSQAAMTGESMPVEKFAQQQDANTRNPLDLENILFMGTNVVSGAATAVILTTGNSTYFGALAQRVTATDRATTSFQHGVNKVSWLLIRFMFVMAPLVLFINGFTKGDWTEALLFALSIAVGLTPEMLPMIVTSTLAKGAVFLSRKKVIVKRLDAIQNFGAMDVLCTDKTGTLTQDKIFLARHVDVWGEESDDVLEMAYLNSYYQTGLKNLLDVAVLEHVEVHRELKVGTAFHKVDEIPFDFNRRRMSVVVAEQGLPHLLICKGAVEEVLSVCNTVRHGDTSEALTEPLLARIRQVTAAFNEEGLRVVAVAAQPMPPGRDTYSLADENNLTLIGYVAFLDPPKESTAPALKALKAHGVAVKVLTGDNELVTAKICREVGLEQQGLLMGNDIEDMTDAELAKAVETTNVFAKLTPSHKERIVRLLKANGHVVGFMGDGINDAPALRTADIGISVDSAVDIAKEAADIILLEKSLMILEEGVLEGRRTFANMLKYIKMTASSNFGNVFSVLVASAFIPFLPMLPMHLLVQNLLYDISQIAIPFDNVDDEMLAKPQRWQPGDVGRFMLFFGPISSIFDITTFALMWYVFDANTPDHQTLFQSGWFVVGLLTQTLIVHMIRTPKIPFLQSRAAMPLMVMTGVIMAVGIFLPMGPLAHYFKLQALPSLYFVFLPVILLAYMALTQAVKGYYIRTFGWQ from the coding sequence ATGAACCTCACCCTGTTGAAAGAGTTCTTTGCCGGTTTTCTGCGGACCCGGCACATCGCCCGGCACTTCCGCCGCCTGGCCATGCTCGACACCGTGGCCGACGCCAGCGTCAGCCGCGAAGTGCCGCCGACCTTGGCGCAAACCCTGGTGGCCGCGGCCAACCACAACACCGTGCAGTTGCTCGGTACGTTGGGCAGCCATGTCGAGGGCCTGAGTGCTCCAGAGGCCGACGCCCTGCGCGTGCAATACGGTCTCAATGAAGTCGAGCACGAGCAGCCGCTGCCATGGTGGGCGCACCTGTGGCATTGCTATAAAAACCCGTTCAACCTGCTGTTGACCTTGTTGGCGGTGATCTCCTGGCTGACCGAAGACATGAAGGCCGCCACCGTGATCTTCTCCATGGTGGTGCTCTCGACGCTGCTGCGTTTCTGGCAGGAAGCCAAGTCCAACAAAGCGGCCGATGCGCTCAAAGCCATGGTCAGCAATACGGCCACCGTGCTACGCCGCGATGGCGCCAAGCGCATAGAGTTGCCGATCAAACAGTTGGTACCGGGCGACCTGATCGTGCTGTCGGCCGGCGACATGATCCCCGCCGATTGCCGCGTGCTCAGCGCCAAGGACCTGTTTGTCAGCCAGGCCGCAATGACGGGCGAATCGATGCCGGTGGAAAAATTTGCCCAGCAGCAGGACGCCAACACCCGTAACCCATTGGACCTGGAAAACATCCTGTTCATGGGCACCAACGTGGTGTCCGGTGCGGCGACGGCGGTGATCCTGACCACCGGCAACAGCACCTATTTCGGCGCACTGGCCCAGCGTGTGACAGCCACCGACCGCGCCACCACGTCGTTCCAGCATGGCGTGAACAAGGTCAGCTGGCTGCTGATTCGCTTTATGTTTGTGATGGCGCCGCTGGTGCTGTTCATCAACGGGTTCACCAAGGGCGACTGGACCGAAGCGCTGTTGTTCGCGCTATCGATCGCCGTGGGCCTGACCCCGGAAATGCTGCCGATGATTGTGACCTCGACGCTGGCCAAGGGCGCGGTGTTTCTGTCGCGCAAAAAGGTCATCGTCAAGCGCCTGGACGCGATCCAGAACTTCGGCGCGATGGACGTGCTGTGCACCGACAAGACCGGCACCCTGACCCAGGACAAGATTTTCCTGGCACGCCATGTGGACGTGTGGGGTGAAGAGTCCGACGACGTATTGGAAATGGCCTACCTGAACAGCTACTACCAGACCGGCCTGAAAAACTTGCTGGACGTGGCGGTGCTGGAGCATGTGGAGGTACATCGGGAGCTGAAGGTCGGTACCGCCTTCCATAAGGTCGATGAGATCCCGTTCGACTTCAATCGCCGGCGCATGTCGGTGGTAGTGGCCGAGCAAGGCCTGCCGCATCTGTTGATCTGCAAGGGCGCCGTGGAAGAAGTCCTGTCGGTGTGCAACACCGTGCGCCATGGCGACACCAGCGAGGCGCTGACCGAGCCATTGCTGGCGCGTATTCGCCAAGTGACCGCGGCGTTCAACGAAGAAGGCCTGCGCGTGGTGGCCGTGGCCGCACAACCGATGCCGCCGGGGCGCGATACCTACAGCCTGGCGGATGAAAACAACCTGACGCTGATCGGCTACGTGGCCTTTCTTGATCCGCCCAAGGAAAGCACCGCGCCGGCGCTCAAAGCCCTCAAAGCCCATGGCGTAGCGGTGAAGGTACTGACCGGCGACAACGAACTGGTGACCGCCAAGATCTGCCGCGAAGTGGGCCTGGAGCAACAGGGCCTGTTGATGGGCAACGACATCGAGGACATGACCGACGCTGAACTGGCCAAGGCCGTCGAGACCACCAATGTGTTCGCCAAGCTGACGCCCAGCCACAAGGAACGCATCGTGCGCCTGCTCAAAGCCAACGGGCATGTGGTGGGCTTTATGGGCGACGGGATCAACGATGCGCCGGCATTGCGCACGGCCGATATCGGTATTTCGGTGGACAGCGCGGTGGACATCGCCAAGGAGGCGGCCGACATCATCCTGCTGGAAAAGAGCCTGATGATCCTGGAAGAGGGCGTGCTGGAAGGCCGGCGCACCTTCGCCAATATGCTCAAGTACATCAAGATGACCGCCAGTTCCAACTTCGGCAACGTGTTCTCGGTGTTGGTGGCCAGTGCGTTTATCCCGTTTTTGCCGATGCTGCCGATGCACCTGCTGGTGCAAAACCTGTTGTATGACATTTCCCAGATCGCGATTCCGTTCGATAACGTCGACGACGAAATGCTGGCCAAGCCGCAACGCTGGCAGCCTGGGGATGTGGGCCGTTTCATGCTGTTTTTCGGGCCGATCAGTTCGATCTTTGACATCACTACGTTCGCACTCATGTGGTACGTGTTCGATGCCAACACACCAGACCATCAGACGCTGTTCCAGTCGGGCTGGTTCGTGGTGGGGCTGCTGACCCAGACGCTGATCGTGCACATGATCCGTACCCCGAAAATCCCGTTCCTGCAAAGCCGTGCGGCGATGCCGTTGATGGTGATGACCGGCGTGATCATGGCCGTAGGGATTTTCCTGCCGATGGGGCCGCTGGCGCATTACTTCAAACTGCAGGCGTTGCCGTCGCTGTACTTCGTGTTCCTGCCGGTGATTTTGCTGGCGTACATGGCGCTTACCCAGGCCGTGAAGGGCTACTACATCCGCACATTCGGCTGGCAGTAA